The following coding sequences lie in one Arabidopsis thaliana chromosome 3, partial sequence genomic window:
- a CDS encoding 3'-5'-exoribonuclease family protein (3'-5'-exoribonuclease family protein; FUNCTIONS IN: 3'-5'-exoribonuclease activity, RNA binding; INVOLVED IN: RNA processing; LOCATED IN: cellular_component unknown; EXPRESSED IN: 21 plant structures; EXPRESSED DURING: 13 growth stages; CONTAINS InterPro DOMAIN/s: Exoribonuclease, phosphorolytic domain 2 (InterPro:IPR015847), Exoribonuclease, phosphorolytic domain 1 (InterPro:IPR001247), Ribosomal protein S5 domain 2-type fold (InterPro:IPR020568); BEST Arabidopsis thaliana protein match is: ribonuclease PH45A (TAIR:AT3G12990.3); Has 1493 Blast hits to 1491 proteins in 343 species: Archae - 294; Bacteria - 54; Metazoa - 354; Fungi - 315; Plants - 185; Viruses - 0; Other Eukaryotes - 291 (source: NCBI BLink).): MGLSLGEQHFIKGGIAQDLRTDGRKRLTYRPIYVETGVIPQANGSARVRIGGTDVIASVKAEIGRPSSLQPDKGKVAVFIDCSPTAEPTFGGRGGEELSSELALALQRCLLGGKSGAGAGINLSSLLIKEGKVCWDLYIDGLVISSDGNLLDALGAAIKAALTNTAIPKVNVSAEVADDEQPEIDISDEEYLQFDTSSVPVIVTLTKVGTHYIVDATAEEESQMSSAVSISVNRTGHICGLTKRSGSGLDPSVILDMISVAKHVTETLMSKLDSEISAAEACEDES, from the exons ATGGGGCTTTCTCTTGGGGAACAACATTTCATTAAAGGTGGGATTGCTCAAGATCTTCGAACTGATGGTCGGAAAAGATTGACTTACCGTCCTATCTACGTCGAAACCGGTGTTATTCCGCAG GCTAATGGTTCAGCGAGAGTTAGAATTGGTGGAACCGATGTGATTGCTAGTGTAAAG GCTGAAATTGGGAGGCCAAGTTCACTTCAACCCGATAAAGGAAAGGTTGCAGTTTTCATTGATTGCAGTCCAACAGCTGAACCGACATTTGGG GGGAGAGGAGGTGAGGAATTGTCTTCTGAGCTTGCTTTGGCTCTTCAAAGATGTCTTCTGGGTGGCAAAAGTGGAGCAG GAGCTGGAATAAATTTATCTTCGCTTTTaatcaaagaaggaaaagtttGCTGGGACCTTTATATTGATGGTCTTGTCATTAGTTCGGATGGGAATCTATTGGATGCCCTGGGTGCTGCCATTAAG GCTGCTTTAACCAACACGGCCATCCCAAAAGTCAATGTTTCAGCTGAAGTAGCAGATGATGAGCAACCAGAGATTGACATCAGCGACGAGGAATATCTTCAATTTGACACTTCCAGTGTCCCGGTCATAGTCACGTTAACAAAA GTGGGAACGCATTACATAGTTGATGCAACAGCAGAAGAGGAGTCTCAGATGAGCTCAGCTGTATCTATATCTGTGAATCGGACAGGCCATATATGTGGGTTAACCAAACGAAGCGGGTCTGGCTTAGACCCAAGCGTCATCCTTGACATGATCTCTGTTGCCAAGCATGTGACAGAGACTCTGATGAGCAAACTTGATTCAGAGATTTCAGCCGCAGAGGCCTGCGAAGACGAATCTTGA
- a CDS encoding Sterile alpha motif (SAM) domain-containing protein, with amino-acid sequence MIAGELYWEFCAEERMTREHPPEPLDFFIWTVEDVGSWLEEINLGGYRQIFKENGVNGEYLESMSVFTTEQILHFIRRHHMKWGDFITLCKELRRIKVACLKGEQRVRRPWWAPSCLSVVFVKAAKRNRQSRVVSLKLES; translated from the exons ATGATTGCTGGTGAATTGTATTGGGAATTTTGTGCAGAGGAAAGGATGACCAGAGAACATCCTCCCGAGCCTCTTGATTTCTTCATCTGGACTGTTGAG gaTGTTGGGTCTTGGCTCGAGGAGATAAACCTTGGGGGCTACCGCcagattttcaaagaaaatggTGTCAATGGAGAATATCTAGAAAGCATGTCTGTGTTTACTACCGAGCAGATCCTTCACTTCATAAGGAGGCATCACATGAAGTGGGGAGACTTCATCACCCTCTGTAAAGAACTCAGAAGGATTAAAG tggCTTGCTTGAAAGGTGAGCAGAGAGTTAGACGGCCATGGTGGGCACCGTCTTGTCTATCCGTAGTCTTTGTTAAGGCAGCCAAACGCAACCGACAGTCTCGTGTTGTATCTCTCAAGCTTGAATCTTGA
- a CDS encoding Sterile alpha motif (SAM) domain-containing protein (Sterile alpha motif (SAM) domain-containing protein; CONTAINS InterPro DOMAIN/s: Sterile alpha motif (InterPro:IPR001660), Sterile alpha motif homology (InterPro:IPR010993), Sterile alpha motif, type 2 (InterPro:IPR011510); Has 60 Blast hits to 60 proteins in 24 species: Archae - 0; Bacteria - 0; Metazoa - 5; Fungi - 6; Plants - 44; Viruses - 0; Other Eukaryotes - 5 (source: NCBI BLink).): MTREHPPEPLDFFIWTVEDVGSWLEEINLGGYRQIFKENGVNGEYLESMSVFTTEQILHFIRRHHMKWGDFITLCKELRRIKVACLKGEQRVRRPWWAPSCLSVVFVKAAKRNRQSRVVSLKLES; this comes from the exons ATGACCAGAGAACATCCTCCCGAGCCTCTTGATTTCTTCATCTGGACTGTTGAG gaTGTTGGGTCTTGGCTCGAGGAGATAAACCTTGGGGGCTACCGCcagattttcaaagaaaatggTGTCAATGGAGAATATCTAGAAAGCATGTCTGTGTTTACTACCGAGCAGATCCTTCACTTCATAAGGAGGCATCACATGAAGTGGGGAGACTTCATCACCCTCTGTAAAGAACTCAGAAGGATTAAAG tggCTTGCTTGAAAGGTGAGCAGAGAGTTAGACGGCCATGGTGGGCACCGTCTTGTCTATCCGTAGTCTTTGTTAAGGCAGCCAAACGCAACCGACAGTCTCGTGTTGTATCTCTCAAGCTTGAATCTTGA
- a CDS encoding Sterile alpha motif (SAM) domain-containing protein: MEKLEDVGSWLEEINLGGYRQIFKENGVNGEYLESMSVFTTEQILHFIRRHHMKWGDFITLCKELRRIKVACLKGEQRVRRPWWAPSCLSVVFVKAAKRNRQSRVVSLKLES; encoded by the exons ATGGAGAAGCTGGAG gaTGTTGGGTCTTGGCTCGAGGAGATAAACCTTGGGGGCTACCGCcagattttcaaagaaaatggTGTCAATGGAGAATATCTAGAAAGCATGTCTGTGTTTACTACCGAGCAGATCCTTCACTTCATAAGGAGGCATCACATGAAGTGGGGAGACTTCATCACCCTCTGTAAAGAACTCAGAAGGATTAAAG tggCTTGCTTGAAAGGTGAGCAGAGAGTTAGACGGCCATGGTGGGCACCGTCTTGTCTATCCGTAGTCTTTGTTAAGGCAGCCAAACGCAACCGACAGTCTCGTGTTGTATCTCTCAAGCTTGAATCTTGA
- a CDS encoding Sterile alpha motif (SAM) domain-containing protein: protein MDVGSWLEEINLGGYRQIFKENGVNGEYLESMSVFTTEQILHFIRRHHMKWGDFITLCKELRRIKVACLKGEQRVRRPWWAPSCLSVVFVKAAKRNRQSRVVSLKLES, encoded by the exons ATG gaTGTTGGGTCTTGGCTCGAGGAGATAAACCTTGGGGGCTACCGCcagattttcaaagaaaatggTGTCAATGGAGAATATCTAGAAAGCATGTCTGTGTTTACTACCGAGCAGATCCTTCACTTCATAAGGAGGCATCACATGAAGTGGGGAGACTTCATCACCCTCTGTAAAGAACTCAGAAGGATTAAAG tggCTTGCTTGAAAGGTGAGCAGAGAGTTAGACGGCCATGGTGGGCACCGTCTTGTCTATCCGTAGTCTTTGTTAAGGCAGCCAAACGCAACCGACAGTCTCGTGTTGTATCTCTCAAGCTTGAATCTTGA
- a CDS encoding Sterile alpha motif (SAM) domain-containing protein, with the protein MVLFYQMLLWIFLVMLVCNGEHLVDEKLCSFFLQDVGSWLEEINLGGYRQIFKENGVNGEYLESMSVFTTEQILHFIRRHHMKWGDFITLCKELRRIKVACLKGEQRVRRPWWAPSCLSVVFVKAAKRNRQSRVVSLKLES; encoded by the exons ATGGTTTTGTTCTATCAGATGCTATTATGGATTTTCTTAGTTATGCTCGTGTGTAATGGCGAGCATCTTGTAGATGAGAagctttgttctttttttcttcaggaTGTTGGGTCTTGGCTCGAGGAGATAAACCTTGGGGGCTACCGCcagattttcaaagaaaatggTGTCAATGGAGAATATCTAGAAAGCATGTCTGTGTTTACTACCGAGCAGATCCTTCACTTCATAAGGAGGCATCACATGAAGTGGGGAGACTTCATCACCCTCTGTAAAGAACTCAGAAGGATTAAAG tggCTTGCTTGAAAGGTGAGCAGAGAGTTAGACGGCCATGGTGGGCACCGTCTTGTCTATCCGTAGTCTTTGTTAAGGCAGCCAAACGCAACCGACAGTCTCGTGTTGTATCTCTCAAGCTTGAATCTTGA
- the Hsp89.1 gene encoding HEAT SHOCK PROTEIN 89.1, whose product MIRLSKRSVSTLLRSGNQSFRIAAAASTSRSSPSATDVKRSDTESRWYSSLTNGQSKNSGSFAQLNMKTNWFMGYRNESSAAASDSSSQAPPPAEKFEYQAEVSRLMDLIVNSLYSNKEVFLRELISNASDALDKLRYLSVTNPELSKDAPDLDIRIYADKENGIITLTDSGIGMTRQELVDCLGTIAQSGTAKFMKALKDSKDAGGDNNLIGQFGVGFYSAFLVADRVIVSTKSPKSDKQYVWEGEANSSSFTIQEDTDPQSLIPRGTRITLHLKQEAKNFADPERIQKLVKNYSQFVSFPIYTWQEKGYTKEVEVEDDPTETKKDDQDDQTEKKKKTKKVVERYWDWELTNETQPIWLRNPKEVTTAEYNEFYRKAFNEYLDPLASSHFTTEGEVEFRSILYVPPVSPSGKDDIVNQKTKNIRLYVKRVFISDDFDGELFPRYLSFVKGVVDSHDLPLNVSREILQESRIVRIMKKRLVRKAFDMILGISLSENREDYEKFWDNFGKHLKLGCIEDRENHKRIAPLLRFFSSQSENDMISLDEYVENMKPEQKAIYFIASDSITSAKNAPFLEKMLEKGLEVLYLVEPIDEVAVQSLKAYKEKDFVDISKEDLDLGDKNEEKEAAVKKEFGQTCDWIKKRLGDKVASVQISNRLSSSPCVLVSGKFGWSANMERLMKAQSTGDTISLDYMKGRRVFEINPDHSIIKNINAAYNSNPNDEDAMRAIDLMYDAALVSSGFTPDNPAELGGKIYEMMDVALSGKWSSPEVQPQQQQMAHSHDAETFEAEVVEPVEVDGKK is encoded by the exons ATGATCAGGCTCTCTAAGCGCTCCGTCTCTACCCTCCTACGCTCCGGTAACCAAAGCTTCCGTATCGCCGCCGCAGCTTCCACCTCCCGTTCTTCCCCATCTGCCACG GATGTCAAGAGAAGTGACACTGAATCGAGATGGTACTCATCTTTAACCAATGGACAATCTAAGAATAGTGGGTCATTTGCTCAATTGAACATGAAAACCAATTGGTTTATGGGATACCGGAACGAATCCAGTGCAGCAGCATCAGATTCTTCCTCACAAGCTCCTCCACCGGCTGAGAAATTCGAGTATCAAGCTGAA GTTAGTCGCCTCATGGACCTTATTGTCAACAGCTTATACAGCAATAAGGAGGTGTTTCTTCGGGAGCTTATTAG TAATGCAAGTGATGCATTGGATAAGCTTCGTTATTTGAGCGTTACCAACCCTGAGCTCTCAAAAGATGCTCCTGATCTTGATATACGTATCTATGCAGACAAGGAGAATGGAATCATAACTCTCAC TGATTCTGGTATTGGTATGACACGGCAAGAATTAGTTGACTGTCTTGGGACTATTGCTCAAAGTGGAACCGCCAAGTTCATGAAAGCTCTAAAG GATAGCAAGGATGCAGGTGGTGACAACAATTTAATTGGTCAATTTGGTGTAGGGTTCTATTCAGCATTTTTGGTTGCAGATCGG GTAATTGTGTCAACCAAGAGCCCTAAGTCTGATAAACAATATGTATGGGAAGGAGAAGCAAATTCAAGCAGTTTTACCATTCAGGAAGATACTGACCCACAATCTCTCATTCCTAGAGGAACTCGTATTACTTTGCATCTTAAG CAAGAAGCCAAAAACTTTGCAGATCCTGAGCGGATTCAGAAGCTCGTGAAAAACTATTCCcagtttgtttctttccctATTTACACTTGGCAGGAAAAAGGATACACAAAAGAG GTTGAGGTTGAAGATGATCcaactgaaacaaaaaaagatgacCAAGATGACCAAACTGAG aaaaagaagaagaccaagAAGGTTGTTGAGAGATACTGGGATTGGGAGCTTACAAATGAGACACAACCGATTTGG CTGCGTAACCCTAAGGAGGTGACAACAGCAGAATACAATGAGTTTTACAGAAAAGCTTTCAATGAGTATTTGGACCCATTGGCTTCATCCCATTTCACGACAGAG GGCGAAGTCGAGTTTAGGTCTATCCTATATGTGCCACCTGTTTCACCATCGGGGAAGGATGACATAGTCaatcaaaagacaaagaacatAAGGCTCTATGTTAAACGAGTTTTCATTTCAGATGACTTTGATGGGGAGCTG TTTCCTCGGTACTTGAGCTTTGTTAAAGGTGTTGTGGACTCGCATGATCTCCCACTTAATGTATCACGTGAGATTCTTCAAGAAAGTCGCATA GTGCGGATCATGAAGAAACGTCTAGTGAGGAAGGcttttgatatgattttggGTATATCCTTGagtgaaaacagagaa GACTATGAGAAGTTTTGGGATAATTTTGGCAAACACTTGAAATTAGGGTGCATCGAAGACCGTGAAAACCACAAGCGTATAGCTCCACTGCTTCGATTTTTCTCCTCCCAGAGTGAGAATGACATGATCAGCTTGGATGAGTATGTTGAGAACATGAAACCTGAACAGAAAGCCATATACTTCATTGCTTCTGACAGCATTACAAGTGCTAAGAATGCACCTTTCCTCGAAAAGATGCTGGAGAAAGGACTTGAA GTACTATATTTGGTAGAGCCTATTGATGAAGTTGCCGTACAGagtttaaaagcttataaggAGAAGGATTTTGTAGATATCAGCAAGGAAGACTTGGATCTAG GAGACAAGAACGAGGAGAAAGAGGCAGCAgtgaaaaaagagtttggaCAGACTTGTGACTGGATAAAGAAACGATTGGGTGACAAGGTTGCCAGTGTTCAAATTTCCAACCGTCTTAGTTCTTCCCCCTGTGTTCTTGTATCTGGTAAATTTGGTTGGTCAGCCAATATGGAGAG GCTAATGAAGGCACAATCAACTGGTGACACAATAAGCCTCGACTACATGAAAGGGAGAAGAGTGTTTGAGATCAATCCCGACCACTCAATTATCAAGAACATAAAT GCTGCTTACAATAGTAACCCAAATGACGAAGATGCAATGAGAGCCATAGATCTTATGTATGACGCAGCACTAGTTTCTAGTGGGTTCACG CCCGATAATCCAGCAGAGCTGGGTGGGAAGATATATGAGATGATGGATGTAGCTCTTTCCGGGAAATGGTCAAGCCCTGAGGTGCAGCCGCAGCAACAGCAGATGGCACATTCTCACGATGCAGAGACGTTTGAAGCTGAAGTGGTTGAACCAGTCGAAGTGGATGGGAAGAAATGA
- the OBE1 gene encoding potyvirus VPg interacting protein (DUF1423), whose amino-acid sequence MFWAFLNYTKLMGTSSGSNLPHQMLPPRQQLQTSLSLVSSDPHLSRSNSGIVRESPAESASSQETWPTSKSIMGRKTDSGKTGPDSHDQHVIRHVSIADKVSLRDIARERLDIVAERMHRLPEEYLEELKNGLKAILEGNGAQPIDEFMFLQKFVQTRSDLTSKTLVRAHRVQLEVLVVINTGIQAFLHPNINLSQSSLIEIFVYKRCRNIACQNELPADGCPCEICANRKGFCNLCMCVICNKFDFAVNTCRWIGCDVCSHWTHTDCAIRDGEISMGVSPKSVSGMGEMLFKCRACNHTSELLGWVKDVFQHCAPNWDRESLMKELDFVSRIFRGSEDTRGRKLFWKCEELMEKIKGGLAEATAAKLILMFFQEIELDSPKSLESGEGGGTIAPQDACNRIAEVVKETLRKMEIVGEEKTRMYKKARMGLEECEREVEEKAKQVAELQMERQKKKQQIEEVERIVRLKQAEAEMFQLKANEAKVEAERLERIVKAKKEKTEEEYASNYLKLRLSEAEAEKEYLFEKIKEQESGGNGGEASQAVMYSKIREMLHGYNASSPRVDPRSNQRNPFRSNP is encoded by the exons ATGTTTTGGGCTTTCCTGAATTA CACTAAATTGATGGGCACATCATCTGGGTCCAATCTTCCTCACCAGATGCTACCTCCACGTCAGCAACTACAAACATCTCTTTCGCTTGTATCTTCAGATCCCCACTTGTCACGGTCTAATTCTGGCATTGTGCGTGAATCACCAGCTGAAAGTGCTAGCTCTCAAGAAACTTGGCCAACCTCAAAATCTATTATGGGAAGGAAGACAGATAGCGGAAAGACAGGGCCTGACTCTCATGATCAACATGTGATCCGCCATGTTTCCATTGCTGATAAGGTATCGCTACGGGACATAGCTAGAGAGAGACTTGACATAGTCGCTGAGAGAATGCATCGATTACCAGAAGAATATCTCGAGGAGTTAAAGAATGGTCTTAAGGCTATCCTTGAAGGAAATGGTGCGCAGCCTATAGATGAGTTTATGTTTCTGCAGAAGTTTGTCCAGACGAGATCTGATTTAACTTCAAAGACACTTGTCAGGGCTCACCGAGTGCAGCTTGAAGTTCTTGTGGTTATAAACACTGGTATCCAAGCATTCTTGCACCCAAACATCAATCTCTCTCAGTCATCACTCATCGAGATCTTTGTGTACAAGAGATGCAGAAACATAGCTTGCCAAAACGAACTCCCGGCTGATGGTTGTCCCTGTGAGATATGCGCTAATAGGAAAGGCTTCTGCAACCTGTGCATGTGTGTGATATGTAACAAGTTTGACTTTGCAGTCAACACATGCCGCTGGATTGGCTGCGACGTGTGTTCTCATTGGACTCATACGGATTGTGCTATTAGGGATGGGGAGATTTCGATGGGAGTTTCTCCCAAGAGCGTATCTGGGATGGGAGAAATGCTGTTCAAGTGTCGAGCGTGCAACCATACTTCTGAATTGCTGGGGTGGGTGAAAGATGTGTTTCAGCACTGTGCACCAAACTGGGATAGGGAATCTTTAATGAAGGAACTTGACTTCGTTAGTAGGATTTTCCGTGGAAGCGAAGATACAAGAGGCCGGAAACTCTTCTGGAAGTGTGAGGAGCTTATGGAGAAGATTAAAGGTGGACTGGCTGAAGCAACAGCGGCCAAGTTGATACTCATGTTTTTCCAAG aaattgaattgGACTCTCCAAAGAGCCTTGAAAGCGGAGAAGGTGGGGGTACGATAGCACCTCAAGATGCATGCAACCGAATTGCTGAAGTTGTAAAGGAAACACTGAGGAAAATGGAGATAGTGGGTGAGGAAAAGACGAGGATGTACAAGAAAGCGCGAATGGGGCTTGAGGAATGCGAGAGAGAGGtagaagagaaagcaaagcAAGTGGCGGAACTGCAGATGGAgaggcagaagaagaaacaacagatAGAAGAGGTGGAGAGGATAGTGAGGCTGAAGCAAGCAGAGGCAGAGATGTTTCAGTTAAAAGCAAACGAGGCAAAAGTGGAAGCAGAGAGATTGGAAAGGATTGTGAAAgcgaaaaaggagaaaacagaAGAGGAATACGCAAGTAACTATTTGAAACTGAGGCTGAGCGAGGCGGAGGCAGAGAAAGAGTATCTGtttgaaaagataaaagagCAGGAAAGTGGTGGGAATGGTGGTGAAGCGTCACAAGCAGTGATGTACTCAAAGATCAGAGAAATGCTGCATGGATACAATGCATCGTCGCCAAGGGTAGATCCAAGATCAAACCAGCGAAATCCTTTCAGATCCAATCCTTAG
- the OBE1 gene encoding potyvirus VPg interacting protein (DUF1423) (OBERON1 (OBE1); FUNCTIONS IN: zinc ion binding; INVOLVED IN: in 6 processes; LOCATED IN: nucleus; EXPRESSED IN: 25 plant structures; EXPRESSED DURING: 15 growth stages; CONTAINS InterPro DOMAIN/s: Protein of unknown function DUF1423, plant (InterPro:IPR004082), Zinc finger, PHD-type (InterPro:IPR001965); BEST Arabidopsis thaliana protein match is: Protein of unknown function (DUF1423) (TAIR:AT5G48160.2); Has 8996 Blast hits to 6188 proteins in 768 species: Archae - 88; Bacteria - 1159; Metazoa - 3345; Fungi - 619; Plants - 512; Viruses - 79; Other Eukaryotes - 3194 (source: NCBI BLink).): MGTSSGSNLPHQMLPPRQQLQTSLSLVSSDPHLSRSNSGIVRESPAESASSQETWPTSKSIMGRKTDSGKTGPDSHDQHVIRHVSIADKVSLRDIARERLDIVAERMHRLPEEYLEELKNGLKAILEGNGAQPIDEFMFLQKFVQTRSDLTSKTLVRAHRVQLEVLVVINTGIQAFLHPNINLSQSSLIEIFVYKRCRNIACQNELPADGCPCEICANRKGFCNLCMCVICNKFDFAVNTCRWIGCDVCSHWTHTDCAIRDGEISMGVSPKSVSGMGEMLFKCRACNHTSELLGWVKDVFQHCAPNWDRESLMKELDFVSRIFRGSEDTRGRKLFWKCEELMEKIKGGLAEATAAKLILMFFQEIELDSPKSLESGEGGGTIAPQDACNRIAEVVKETLRKMEIVGEEKTRMYKKARMGLEECEREVEEKAKQVAELQMERQKKKQQIEEVERIVRLKQAEAEMFQLKANEAKVEAERLERIVKAKKEKTEEEYASNYLKLRLSEAEAEKEYLFEKIKEQESGGNGGEASQAVMYSKIREMLHGYNASSPRVDPRSNQRNPFRSNP, from the exons ATGGGCACATCATCTGGGTCCAATCTTCCTCACCAGATGCTACCTCCACGTCAGCAACTACAAACATCTCTTTCGCTTGTATCTTCAGATCCCCACTTGTCACGGTCTAATTCTGGCATTGTGCGTGAATCACCAGCTGAAAGTGCTAGCTCTCAAGAAACTTGGCCAACCTCAAAATCTATTATGGGAAGGAAGACAGATAGCGGAAAGACAGGGCCTGACTCTCATGATCAACATGTGATCCGCCATGTTTCCATTGCTGATAAGGTATCGCTACGGGACATAGCTAGAGAGAGACTTGACATAGTCGCTGAGAGAATGCATCGATTACCAGAAGAATATCTCGAGGAGTTAAAGAATGGTCTTAAGGCTATCCTTGAAGGAAATGGTGCGCAGCCTATAGATGAGTTTATGTTTCTGCAGAAGTTTGTCCAGACGAGATCTGATTTAACTTCAAAGACACTTGTCAGGGCTCACCGAGTGCAGCTTGAAGTTCTTGTGGTTATAAACACTGGTATCCAAGCATTCTTGCACCCAAACATCAATCTCTCTCAGTCATCACTCATCGAGATCTTTGTGTACAAGAGATGCAGAAACATAGCTTGCCAAAACGAACTCCCGGCTGATGGTTGTCCCTGTGAGATATGCGCTAATAGGAAAGGCTTCTGCAACCTGTGCATGTGTGTGATATGTAACAAGTTTGACTTTGCAGTCAACACATGCCGCTGGATTGGCTGCGACGTGTGTTCTCATTGGACTCATACGGATTGTGCTATTAGGGATGGGGAGATTTCGATGGGAGTTTCTCCCAAGAGCGTATCTGGGATGGGAGAAATGCTGTTCAAGTGTCGAGCGTGCAACCATACTTCTGAATTGCTGGGGTGGGTGAAAGATGTGTTTCAGCACTGTGCACCAAACTGGGATAGGGAATCTTTAATGAAGGAACTTGACTTCGTTAGTAGGATTTTCCGTGGAAGCGAAGATACAAGAGGCCGGAAACTCTTCTGGAAGTGTGAGGAGCTTATGGAGAAGATTAAAGGTGGACTGGCTGAAGCAACAGCGGCCAAGTTGATACTCATGTTTTTCCAAG aaattgaattgGACTCTCCAAAGAGCCTTGAAAGCGGAGAAGGTGGGGGTACGATAGCACCTCAAGATGCATGCAACCGAATTGCTGAAGTTGTAAAGGAAACACTGAGGAAAATGGAGATAGTGGGTGAGGAAAAGACGAGGATGTACAAGAAAGCGCGAATGGGGCTTGAGGAATGCGAGAGAGAGGtagaagagaaagcaaagcAAGTGGCGGAACTGCAGATGGAgaggcagaagaagaaacaacagatAGAAGAGGTGGAGAGGATAGTGAGGCTGAAGCAAGCAGAGGCAGAGATGTTTCAGTTAAAAGCAAACGAGGCAAAAGTGGAAGCAGAGAGATTGGAAAGGATTGTGAAAgcgaaaaaggagaaaacagaAGAGGAATACGCAAGTAACTATTTGAAACTGAGGCTGAGCGAGGCGGAGGCAGAGAAAGAGTATCTGtttgaaaagataaaagagCAGGAAAGTGGTGGGAATGGTGGTGAAGCGTCACAAGCAGTGATGTACTCAAAGATCAGAGAAATGCTGCATGGATACAATGCATCGTCGCCAAGGGTAGATCCAAGATCAAACCAGCGAAATCCTTTCAGATCCAATCCTTAG